The Phycisphaerae bacterium sequence ACACCAGTCCCAACCGCAGGATAGTCGGGTCGACGTCGAGCAGGTGGCCGAGTCCGCCGCAGACGCCACCGAAGACTTTATCGGTTCGGGAACGGTAGATTCGCGTCATGGCTTGGTCTCCTTCCTATTTCCCCAAATCCCCTATATTGACACCTGATTGATTCTATTATCCTGTTTGACGGGTGTGGTCCCAAGAGTTTTCGGATTTTGGAAAGGCCTTGACTCGATGGCAAATTGATATGATGATATGGTTGTCATACAAATTTTGGAGCGGGACGCGGCTTATGGCCAACAATGCAGTTAAATCAGCTACAGTTGAGCTATTGAGTAGCCCATCGGGGGCCGCCGGGCAGGCCAACGGGGCGGCGATGGCGTCGGTTGAGCGGTCGACTCTGGTGGAGCGGGTGGTCAACGTGTTGGTGGACTACCTGAGCAACGCCGGGTTGCAGCCGGGTGATCGGTTGCCGACGGAGCAGCAGCTCACGGAGATGGCGGGGGTGAGTCGGATGGCGCTGCGGGAGGCGATGATTCGGCTTCGGGCGCTGGGTCTGGTCGAGGCGCGGCAGGGGTCGGGGTGGTATTACCGGAAGTTCAGCCCGGCTGAGATATTTCAGCAGCTATCGCCTTTGCTCAAGAGTTTTTCGCACGCGGACGTCAATCAGATCATGCAGGTTCGGGTGAACCTGGAG is a genomic window containing:
- a CDS encoding FadR family transcriptional regulator, encoding MSSPSGAAGQANGAAMASVERSTLVERVVNVLVDYLSNAGLQPGDRLPTEQQLTEMAGVSRMALREAMIRLRALGLVEARQGSGWYYRKFSPAEIFQQLSPLLKSFSHADVNQIMQVRVNLEPAIAQLAAQNISAAGLDELTGHSRAMLINLNHKEAFIEHDMAFHMVLARECGNGILEVISAILKDLSRSAQWAYRDTVKDRTRSVEFHEEILGAVRSRDGEGAYRAMLGHIEVVWNRVDQES